One genomic segment of Sminthopsis crassicaudata isolate SCR6 chromosome 2, ASM4859323v1, whole genome shotgun sequence includes these proteins:
- the TRIM32 gene encoding E3 ubiquitin-protein ligase TRIM32, whose amino-acid sequence MATASQMNLDALREVLECPICLESFTEEVLRPKLLHCGHTVCRHCLEKLLASTINGVRCPFCSKVTRITNLSLLADNLTILKIIDTGGLNEAVSMLMCRACGRRLPRQFCKSCGILLCEPCRTAKHSLPKHFVLPIKEAAEERRHHFGEKLAELREVVKELQLRKETLERVSKDLQSRYKAVLQEYGREERRIQQELARSRKFFTGSLAEVEKANSQVMEEQGYLLNIAEVQAVSRCDYFLAKLKQADVAILEEIADEEEPELTANLPQELTLQDVELLKMGHVGPLQIGQAVKKPRTVNIDEPWVEEVDATSITIREMDGSPDDMTPSPRSSPSRQRKSEATASIQQCHFIKKMGAKGSTPGMFNLPVSLHVTNQGEVLVADRGNFRIQVFSRKGFLKEIRRSPSGIDSFVLSFLGADLPNLTPLSVAMNCQGLIGVTDSYDNSVKVYTLEGHCIACHRSQLSKPWGITALPSGQFVVTDVEGGKLWCFTVDRSAGVVKFNCLCGAVRPKFVTCDAEGTIYFTQGLGLNLENRQIEHHLEGGFSIGSVGPDGQLGRQISHFFSENEDFRCIAGMCVDARGDLIVADSSRKEILHFPKGGGYNVLIREGLICPVDIALTPKGQLLVLDCWDHCIKIYSYHLRRYSTP is encoded by the coding sequence ATGGCTACAGCTTCTCAAATGAATCTGGATGCTCTTCGTGAAGTGCTAGAATGCCCCATCTGCTTGGAATCCTTTACTGAAGAGGTTTTACGCCCCAAACTCCTTCATTGTGGCCACACTGTCTGTCGGCACTGTCTGGAGAAACTATTGGCAAGCACCATCAATGGTGTCCGCTGCCCCTTCTGTAGCAAGGTCACACGCATCACCAACTTATCCTTGCTAGCAGACAACCTGACCATATTGAAGATCATTGACACAGGTGGGCTGAATGAGGCCGTATCGATGTTGATGTGTCGGGCCTGTGGGCGGAGACTACCCAGACAGTTCTGCAAGAGCTGTGGCATATTGCTTTGTGAGCCCTGTAGGACAGCGAAGCACTCTTTGCCCAAACACTTTGTGCTCCCCATCAAGGAGGCGGCTGAGGAGCGGCGCCATCACTTTGGTGAGAAGCTTGCTGAGCTGCGGGAGGTGGTCAAAGAATTGCAACTGAGGAAGGAGACCCTGGAAAGGGTCTCCAAAGACTTGCAGAGCCGCTACAAGGCAGTTCTACAGGAATATGGACGGGAAGAACGGCGAATCCAGCAGGAGCTGGCCCGTTCACGCAAATTCTTCACAGGATCCCTGGCAGAGGTGGAAAAGGCTAATAGCCAAGTGATGGAAGAACAGGGATACTTGCTAAATATTGCAGAGGTACAAGCTGTGTCTCGTTGTGATTACTTCCTGGCCAAGCTCAAACAGGCAGATGTGGCTATTTTGGAAGAGATAGCTGATGAGGAGGAGCCAGAGCTGACAGCCAACCTACCACAGGAACTGACCTTGCAGGATGTAGAGCTCCTCAAGATGGGTCATGTTGGCCCACTCCAGATCGGCCAGGCAGTCAAGAAGCCCCGAACAGTCAATATAGATGAGCCCTGGGTTGAAGAGGTTGACGCCACTTCCATAACAATCCGGGAGATGGATGGGAGCCCAGATGATATGACTCCTAGTCCTCGGTCTTCGCCTTCTCGTCAGCGAAAATCTGAGGCGACAGCCAGCATACAACAGTGCCACTTTATCAAGAAGATGGGTGCTAAGGGGAGCACACCAGGCATGTTCAACCTGCCTGTCAGTCTCCATGTCACCAATCAGGGTGAAGTACTGGTGGCTGATCGAGGCAATTTCCGGATCCAGGTCTTCTCCCGCAAAGGCTTTCTGAAGGAAATTCGGCGCAGCCCCAGTGGCATTGACAGTTTTGTGCTCAGTTTCCTTGGAGCTGATCTGCCCAATCTGACCCCATTGTCAGTGGCCATGAACTGTCAGGGACTGATTGGTGTGACTGACAGCTATGACAACTCTGTCAAAGTGTATACTTTAGAAGGTCATTGTATTGCTTGCCATAGGAGTCAACTGAGCAAGCCCTGGGGCATTACTGCCCTGCCCTCAGGCCAGTTTGTGGTCACTGATGTGGAAGGAGGCAAACTATGGTGTTTTACAGTTGACAGATCAGCCGGAGTCGTCAAATTCAATTGTCTCTGTGGTGCTGTTCGGCCCAAGTTTGTTACCTGTGATGCTGAGGGCACTATCTATTTCACCCAGGGGCTGGGCCTCAACCTGGAGAATCGACAGATTGAACACCACCTTGAGGGTGGTTTCTCCATTGGTTCTGTGGGTCCTGATGGGCAGCTGGGCCGTCAGATCAGCCACTTCTTCTCTGAAAATGAAGACTTCCGCTGTATTGCTGGTATGTGTGTGGATGCTCGTGGGGACCTCATTGTTGCGGATAGCAGCCGAAAGGAGATCCTGCATTTCCCTAAGGGTGGTGGCTATAATGTCCTTATCCGGGAGGGACTCATTTGCCCTGTAGACATTGCTCTTACTCCTAAAGGGCAGCTGCTGGTGCTGGATTGTTGGGATCACTGCATCAAGATCTATAGTTACCACTTAAGAAGATATTCTACCCCTTAA